From the genome of Oncorhynchus masou masou isolate Uvic2021 chromosome 15, UVic_Omas_1.1, whole genome shotgun sequence:
TTTAGTTTCCAGATACTTTATTTTTACCAGTGTCATTTATTAACAATGGGTGATGAGATAAAAGGGTTCAAATCTACTATAGGTCATGCTTTTTAGTTTCTTTATGCCAAGTTGTTGTTTTACTTTATGTAAATAGTTATTGATGAGCATGCATACAATGCCAAAACAACCAGAGTGATTATGTGGGCCTAACTGTTAAGTAACCAAGGAGTTTGCAAACTTCCATTTAGCTAAAGAGTTTTGTTAATGTATCTGTTTTTCAGGACAAAGATGCGACGACACAAGGTCTTTCTCTTCGGCACATTGGCCTTGTGTGTCCTCTCCCTGCTGCAATACAGCAAGGCCCTCCACCACATGCTTATGCTGAGAGAGCTGTATACCTCCTCCGTCAACCTCGAGGCCCTGGGCTTCCTCTGGAGAGGGAATGTTCGCTCAGGGATGAAGCctctccctgggtctcgaccctccGACACAGGCCTGTGGGAACCAGGGGATGACCAGGGGGACCAAGGGAAtgcagaggtggagagatggattgGGCATGGCGGTGAGGTGAGGGGGCAGATGACATGACTTTCCCTATACATTGTTTTGGGTCTATATGACATTGTCATTGATATGTTTGATTTTGCTCCTGTTGTTCTCCCACTCAGGACCCGTGGGGTAGGGAGCAGCCTGACTCAGGGAATGTAAACAGAATGACGGTCACTCTCCCAGACCCCAAAGGACCCTGGGGGGAACTTCACAAACGGAGCTTCCGTCTTCGCGATGACCCCACCCCGTTCTTTGCGCGCACCAAGTCTGGAGCATATTGCTTCCGAGAGGGGACGGAAATGGCTTTTCTCAAAGACGACTCAGGACAAACAGTACAAGCAGCACGAGAGGGCCAGCGTAAGATACTGCATGCACAGCAAGAGGAACCCAAGTCAGCCCAGGGGAAATACACCCGGGGGAAAAGGCTGGTGAAGTGTATATGTCGCCAAGGCTGGCACGGCCCTCACTGTGGCATCCCCACCATGGTGCAACACTCCAACCTGCCCACTAAGGGAAGTCTGATGCCCAGGATGGTTCCACGGAGGGTCATCAACGCCATTAACATCAACCACGAGTTTGACCTCCTCCACGCCCGCTTTCACGAGCTGGCCGACACTGTTGACCTCTTCCTGGTGTGTGAGTCAAACTTCACGGCCTATGGAAATTCCAAGCAGCTGCACTTCCTACGCCTCCTGCTTAACGGGACCTACAACTACATGCGCCACAAGATCCTCTATGTCTTCCTTGATCACTTCCCTAAAGGTGGCCAACAGAACGGGTGGATCGCTGACGACTACCTGCGGACGTTTTTAAGCTATGACGGGATGTCCAGAGTACAAGGTGCCAGGCCGGATGATGTCTTCCTCATCAATGACGCAGATGAGATCCCGGCCCGCGAGGGCATCCTCTTCCTCAAACTCTACAATGGCTGGACGGAACCTGTGTCCATCCACATGAGAAAGTCCCTTTATGGTTTCTTCTGGAGGCAGCCTGGGACCCTGGACGTCCACACCGCCTGCACTGTTGCCATGCTTTTTGCCGTCTACGATGGAGACGGGATATCACTGAGGCGCAGGGATTACTACTCCATGCCGGGTTTCCGGAactatcagagggagagtggACACATCCTGGTGCAGTGGTCCATTGGCAGCCCCGTCCACTACGCAGGCTGGCACTGTTCCTGGTGCTTCAGACCAGAGGGAATCTCCCACAAACTAATATCTGCCCAGAATGGAGACTTCCCCCGCTGGGGCGACTACGTGGAAAAACGAGACCTGAACTACATCAAGAGCTTGATCCAGACTGGGCGATGGTTTGATGGCTCGGTGGGGGAGTACCCACCCACAGACCCTAAAGAGCCTATGTACGCACCCAAATATCTATTAAAGAACTTTCCGCTGTACCGCTACATACTTGAGAACCCATATGTCTGAATCTGGTAGAAAACCGGTAAGGATTATTTTCTCATTGTTGATTTCAATGGAAGGATTTTTAACTTCAAGGTTGTTGTCTGAACACAACTATGAAACCTCCACCTATGCCTCTGATTGAAGGGCAGgccctccacttcctgtctgaagaAGAAGTAGCTAGTGGTTGAGAGGGAGTGTAATGAGTGACATCTGAGACTCATTCTATCCGATTCTATCCCTTTTCAATCACAATATTTAAATGATAGTTCAACAATCCTCAATGACAAAGGCCCCTTCTACTCCAGAGCATTCAAGGACCGGTATACGTTTGGGACTTTTGTACAGTTCCTAACTGTAGACGTGATGGCAGACAGGTATATATGTACAAACGATCTATCTGATGATGGCCAATGGCCAGTGATACTGTAGTTTTCCCTCAGTCAGATCAACAATGTGCTTCTAGTGCCACCAGTTTTGCATTTCCAGAGACCTCTGTGAAGAAAGAGACCTGAAAAACGATCAGTGCACTTTTCTGTGGTGGTGGTAAAACTGTGTTACTGTGCTGAAATGGTTGTTTCGAACAACACAGGGAAATATAGCAGGAAAGGGAAAGTCAGTTTTATATTGTTTAATACAAATTCAGGTTTCGTCACTAATGTGGGCTTGTCTTAAACGTTGCTTAATTCGACTACACAACTTTCTCATAGCCTTCTTGTAAACAGATTGTGTATGGCTTACAGGTGAATAAATGTGAGGCCAAAAAGAACATGTCATTCGAACCATGGAATCAGGCCAAACAATTGTCACATTGCTTTTAGACATTTCTGTCAtttgtgttcattgttcattgaGAGAGAAAATTCTTGAGAAACAAAATCAATTTCTTCTGCTATGGTCTCGTGATTCACATCACGTCTGGTAATTCAATCTGTTCTAGACACTCAATTTGACATGTATATAAGCCAACGCATTGATTTCCTTGGTTTCGTCCTTAAAAAATGGATTCCAATTCTTCAACAACCAAATAATGAACATGATAATAATATTCCTACAGATCTTAGGGACATATCCCCTGTCAATAGGATGTATAGCAATGACAATTATTCATGTATTCATGCTTAGTTAAGAAACAACAGACTGTCTGCCATCAATCGGATCAGCCTTGGATACGCTGCAAGTCATTTGTTCCTACCCGAATTACAATAGAGTCACTGAGAGGCCTATTCAACAGAAACCAGtgcgtcaacaaaacaaaagcaaaATGTTTATGTTGTGAATATCTTAGTTTGTTCTTGTTTCGCACTGCAGACCATGTTTTGTTGAGTAGCTACAGGAACCCAAACCTACTGCCAGTAAAAACAGTAACGGGATCACatgaattttatttttattttatttttttatttcacctttatttaaccaggtaggctagttgagaacaagttctcatttgcaactgcgacctggccaagataaagcttagcagtgtgaacagacaacacagagttacacatggagtaaacaattaacaagtcaataacacagtacaaaaaaaggcgagtctatatacagtgtgcaaaaggcatgaggaggtaggcgaataattacaattttgcagattagcactggagtgataaatgatcagatggtcatgtacaggtagagatactggtgtgcaaaagagcagaaaagtaaataaataaaaacagtgtggggatgaggtaggtgaaaatgggtgggctatttaccaatagactatgtacagctgcagcgatcggttagctgctcggatagcacatgtttgaagttggtgagggagataaaagtctccaacttcagggatttttgcaattcgttccagtcacaggcagcagagtactggaacgaaaggcggccaaatgaggtgttggctttagggatgatcagtgagatacacctgctggagcgcgtgctacggatgggtgttgccatcgtgaccagtgaactgagataaggcggagctttacctagcatggacttgtagatgacctggagccagtgggtctggcgacgaatatgtagcgagggccagccgactagagcatacaagtcgcagtgttgggtggtataaggtgctttagtgacaaaacggatggcactgtgataaactgcatccagtttgctgagtagagtgttggaagcaattttgtagatgacatcgccgaagtcgaggatcggtaggatagtcagttttactagggtaagtttggcggcgtgagtgaaggaggctttgttgcggaatagaaagccgactcttgatttgattttcgattggagatttgatatgatatgagtctggaaggagagtttacagtctagccagacacctaggtacttataggtgtccacatattcaaggtaggaaacatccagggtggtgatgctcgtcaggcatgcgggtgcaggcagcgatcggttgaaaagcatgcatttggttttactagcgtttaagagcagttggaggccacggaaggagtgttgtatggcattgaagctcgtttggaggttagatagcacagtgtccaaggacgggccgggagtatatagaatggtgtcgtctgcgtagaggtggatcagggaatcgcccacagcaatagcaacatcattgatatatacagagaaaagagtcggcccgagaattgaaccctgagaCAAAAGTGAGTAATTTATTAGTATACTTTAACTTAAATTTTGAGTAATTTATTACATGTATTACTTTATTAATCATGCACCTTTATTTCCAGATAAACTTACGTTAGGAAGGTTAAGACTGCTGTTGACTGTTGTTAAATCATGTCATGTCAATGTGGACACTTTTGTTCAGAATTAGCCTTAGCACTTCCTTGTCTTGGGAGAATGACTTTGGGAATAAGGAGATAATAATAATTGATTGGTGTATTGACAATGTTTCTCTTGGGAATCTGATGCTTCGTTAATTGATGCTCTGAATTGCAGTTTGCACATATTCTCTCACAGCCTTTAAAACGACTTACTCTGAACTCTGATACACCTCTTGTTTCTCAACACCTCTCGTTCCTCAATCCATGTTTTGATTATTCGTGCACTCAACTTTTATCTCCCTCTgccctattgtgtgtgtgtgtgtgtgcgtgcgtgtgtgtgtgtgtgcgtgtgtgcatgcgtgtctgTGTGAATATGTATTTTATCTTGTTAGAAATTATTTGTAAGATGCCACTTGTCAATATCTTTCTATCTGGAGTCCACATGATGAAAAGTGGGACTTCCACAGTGGCTACATTTAAAGGCCAGAATCTCAGGAATATTAGAGAATGGCATGTGAATGGCATGAATGGCAACTTTTCAAACTGCACTGTTGTTTAAGGTCCACAGCATGTTTACAGCAAAAAAAATGCTTTGGATGTTGTTGACTTTGCTTTTGTAGGGGGATTTCTTTTGTAATTTCTGGATGGTGTCCAATATTTCTTTGTACAACTATGAGGTACTACTCCTGTGTTCTaactaaaataaatacattttgaagTGAAAATCAATAACTAATCTTATGTGACTTATTTTGAATCTTGTGCAAGTCCTGAATCTTTTCCTTCATCAATCATTCCACTATATATTTGTATTGAAGTAGTACGTCCCAATGTGGTACATTTTTAAGAAATAGCTGTTCAGTTGACAAGAGTCAAAGTTAATCTGTTTATTACCTAGCATTACCTacatactatactacactgtaatTACACTGTGCCAGCTCAACGACCATGTAAAGACACAGGTATTAATTAAGGCCCCGTTTTGTTTCACCAACTTGTTTCAAATCCAAAAGTGATTATCAGAAAACGCATTATGGCACGACCTCTTGAGTCTAGACAGGAATACCACACTGCCAGTGACTCCGGTTAGGTCTGTCTTTCCTAAAGCAATGTATAACAAGACTAGATGCCTTCTCCATGCCTGAACTCTAGATGGCCGTCTATAAGAAAAATATGAATTTGAAGGAAATCATTCTGGGAGATTATTGTGGCAGAATTGCCAGGGAAAGCCTAGGAGTTATCATTGATATGGTTCTCTTTACTGTAACATGGGACTTTTTAttcaatacaatttgatttaattaaCCCTAATTTTACttggtaaattgactgagaacacattctcactcacagcaacaacctggggaatagttacggggggggaggggagggggggggggtgaatgagccaattggaagctggggatgattaggtggccatgatggtatgagggccagattggaaattttgccaggacaccggggttaacacctctactcttacAGCAAATGCCATGGGATCTTCAGTGACCACAGAGTCAGGACAACCATTTAATGTCCCATCCATAAAATAGCATaaatgtatttctttatttttatttcacctttatttacccaggtaggccagttgagaacaagctctcatttacaactgcgacctggccaaaataaagcaaagcagtcgacaaaacaacaacacagagttacacgtgggataaacaaacgcgcagtcaataacataatagaaaaatatatgtacagtgtgtgcaaatgtaataAGACGTCGTAAGAtttgggaggtaaggcaataaataggcctgatagtactgtgcagccgtcttcatcgacctggccaacgcttttgactctgtcaatcaccacgttcttatcggcagactcaacagcacaCTGTGCTAACTAAACTCCAGATGAgcctcaatgccatacaactctccttccgtggcctccaactgctcttaaatgcaagtaaaactaaatgcaaaATCCCCTGCAAAGGTCTACTATCGACAAGAATGATCTACTATTGACAAAAAAAGACAAAGGGGATGGGGGAGGTTTACAGACAGATCTTTGAGATGAGGAAGGGAGTTTTGGTTGTGCAGGATTGTGTTTAGAGACAGTAAATGTATTGTTGAGTATGAGAGTGATTAAGAGGTACCATTTCTCTTTAATCTCCCATACACAATCATTCCTACTGTGTAAGAACTGCCCTCCTAAGACTTTTCACATCTTCTTTAGCCCTTCAGCCCATTCACGTTGTTGACTGATCTTTCCTCTCAAAAGCAGCTCCCAGTGTCCCTCATTGTCCCTAAACAATATGCTAGCCGTTCCCATACAGTGGACATCTTTACCAACAAAGGTATGTTGCCCTAAGTCCCTTCCACAAAAAGTGTAAAATGCTAAAACCACAACCATGTTTTTCCAGGACATGTGCAGTACCAGTACATTTTCTGCAAGAGGACCAAACAGTTGGTGGTTAAGAAGCCCTACCACACTTTTGTCAGAGTCTAATTTAGCTGGACATTCACCGCAGAGAGGACAAGACCATTCACCATAGGCACAAAGAGTTTCAGCTTCCCCAGCCTACCATGCCGAACACCATTACCAGTGTACCGAAGCCGGATAAAGGACTATGGCTGCGTTTCCACAGGCAGTCCAATTCTAgtctttttttcactaattggttcTGCAAAATATctgatatgaaaatatctgatgtgatttAAACCAATTACTAGAAAAAAATATCTGAATAAGACCATGTAGAACCACCATAAAATAAATACTGATATGTTCTATCAATCTTCTAAAATTGTCTGCCTTTATGGATTCACAGAAGATATTTATATAACCTGTACAGGGATCTCTAGCTTCATACAGATGCTAGACATTCAGATATGTACAAAGAATGTTTATTTGTCAAAATCTAAAAAACAGAGGAGTGTACACTATTTAATGCTAACTCAAAAAAGAGAACTGGGTATTCAACAATAATGTTATATGGTAAAAGTAACATACAAAAAAAATTGTATGAACAgtgtagtacagttcagtgtgtccaATTGTGTCTCAAGTGTAGACACACAAGTACGGAGAACTGTAACTACAGATTATTTCACCAGATAATATGATTTACCCAAAGATTTTAGCAGACTTTTTGTCCTTTATTAaaataaacactttttttttgctCCATGACGTAATTCAGGAGTTGGGTGCAATTGAATCAGTTAAGGTAACCTGTAGTGGATTTGTTAatatttgtttgtgtttcttctgACCAGAGGGAGCGAGTGCTCCGTGTCATGCAACTTGGGTCAAGATCTGTTTCTTGCTTTGCTCTTAGGAACAGGACACCATTGAAAGTAGGGATTTTTGGGTGTAGCGTTAAATGTGGAGAAATTGAAGTTGAAGATTCTTGGTGTTTGCGATGCCTGCCGTTTGGTGAGACGCAGACCCGGTGGTTGAGCGTGGTGAAACAGAGGAGCCACTGTCAGTCATTTTGAGGTTTGAGTCTTTTCCAGATGAAGTCATGTTAGGATATATCAGTTATCCTGTTAGAGTTTTTGTGCCGAATAAACTCCCCTGTTTCAGGTGCAACAtttatggtcatgttgcagcagtttgtaggagggagattccaaAATATGGTAAATGTGCAGGATGGGATTTGTGTAGTTTCGGTGAATAAAGATGTGTGTAAACTGTAGGGGTGACCATTTATCTGGGGATCAGAGGTGTCAGGTGTAAACAAGACAGGTTGAGGTGGCTAGagtcagagtagtgcagaaggtgtCGTATGCTGAGGCAGTAAAGGAAGTAGAGGAGTATGGGTCAAGGGTGAGGATCCCTGTGAGTAGTAATTCTGTTTCAGCACAGAGACATAGGCCAAAGAGTGATATATGCTTCAGTAAGTTTGGCTTCTTAGCATTCATAGCAATGGTCATCAACTGTACCTCAGAAATGGGACATAAATCACTGACAATaaatgttgtggtggcagctgcagagaaatATTTGGGTGTATGAGATTTGACTTTGGAAGAATGAAAGAGTGTATTGAGTGGTAGTGTCCCGTCCTCCCAGGCCTTTGGAATTATGGTGGCAAAATTGGGGTGAGCTGTTGTAACTGCTAAAGGTTTATGCTCTGTTCTGTATTGAACTGTGATGCTATGCATTTCGTAGACTCATGTTATGTCTGCACCCTAACACAAGGCCATTCTGTTCTGGAACTTTTGCTTGTATATAGTAACTGTTGCGTAAACGATATAATTGTAATATCACCTCCCACTATATAAGGGACATATAACCATTtactcttcaaatcaaatcaaatctaattgtattggtcacatacacatggttagcatcttgcatctagttctgacagtgcagcaatatcaacaactaatctaacaattccacaacaactaactaatacacacaaatctaagtaaagggatggaatataaatgtatggatgagcagtgactgAGCGGCATAGACAAGAAGGCGCTATTGCACATTGcgatgcagtcatgggtgaacaggtagtacaggagggggctgagcatgcacccttgtggggctcgagtgttgaggatcaatgaagtagagatgttgtttcctaccttcaccaccttggggcggcccgtcatacagtccaggacccaatcgcacatggcggggttgagacccaggtccTCAAGCGTAATGatgcaaaaaggttttctaatgataaattagccttttaaaatgataaacttggattcgctaacacaacgtgccattggaacacaggagtgatgtttgctgacaatgggcctctatacgcctatgtagatattccataaaatatctgccatttccagctacagtagtaatttacaacattaacaatgtctacactgtatttctgatcaatttgatgttactttaatgtataaaaataattgcttttttttttcaaaagcagacatttctaagtgaccccaaacttttgaacagtagtgtaggtatcaaatcaaatcaaatcaaatttgtcacatacacatggttagcagatgttaatgcgagtgtagcgaaatgcttgtgcttctagttccgacaatgcagtaataaccaacaagtaatctaactcacaattccaaaactactgtcttatacaaacaagtgtaaggggataaagaatatgtacataaagatatatgaatgagtgatggtacagagcagcataggcaagatacagtagatggtatcgagta
Proteins encoded in this window:
- the LOC135555850 gene encoding beta-1,4-mannosyl-glycoprotein 4-beta-N-acetylglucosaminyltransferase-like isoform X2; the encoded protein is MARLYRQGRTKMRRHKVFLFGTLALCVLSLLQYSKALHHMLMLRELYTSSVNLEALGFLWRGNVRSGMKPLPGSRPSDTGLWEPGDDQGDQGNAEVERWIGHGGEDPWGREQPDSGNVNRMTVTLPDPKGPWGELHKRSFRLRDDPTPFFARTKSGAYCFREGTEMAFLKDDSGQTVQAAREGQRKILHAQQEEPKSAQGKYTRGKRLVKCICRQGWHGPHCGIPTMVQHSNLPTKGSLMPRMVPRRVINAININHEFDLLHARFHELADTVDLFLVCESNFTAYGNSKQLHFLRLLLNGTYNYMRHKILYVFLDHFPKGGQQNGWIADDYLRTFLSYDGMSRVQGARPDDVFLINDADEIPAREGILFLKLYNGWTEPVSIHMRKSLYGFFWRQPGTLDVHTACTVAMLFAVYDGDGISLRRRDYYSMPGFRNYQRESGHILVQWSIGSPVHYAGWHCSWCFRPEGISHKLISAQNGDFPRWGDYVEKRDLNYIKSLIQTGRWFDGSVGEYPPTDPKEPMYAPKYLLKNFPLYRYILENPYV
- the LOC135555850 gene encoding beta-1,4-mannosyl-glycoprotein 4-beta-N-acetylglucosaminyltransferase-like isoform X1 produces the protein MRMVICCTSTLGIRTHHGQKRTKMRRHKVFLFGTLALCVLSLLQYSKALHHMLMLRELYTSSVNLEALGFLWRGNVRSGMKPLPGSRPSDTGLWEPGDDQGDQGNAEVERWIGHGGEDPWGREQPDSGNVNRMTVTLPDPKGPWGELHKRSFRLRDDPTPFFARTKSGAYCFREGTEMAFLKDDSGQTVQAAREGQRKILHAQQEEPKSAQGKYTRGKRLVKCICRQGWHGPHCGIPTMVQHSNLPTKGSLMPRMVPRRVINAININHEFDLLHARFHELADTVDLFLVCESNFTAYGNSKQLHFLRLLLNGTYNYMRHKILYVFLDHFPKGGQQNGWIADDYLRTFLSYDGMSRVQGARPDDVFLINDADEIPAREGILFLKLYNGWTEPVSIHMRKSLYGFFWRQPGTLDVHTACTVAMLFAVYDGDGISLRRRDYYSMPGFRNYQRESGHILVQWSIGSPVHYAGWHCSWCFRPEGISHKLISAQNGDFPRWGDYVEKRDLNYIKSLIQTGRWFDGSVGEYPPTDPKEPMYAPKYLLKNFPLYRYILENPYV